One Glycine max cultivar Williams 82 chromosome 3, Glycine_max_v4.0, whole genome shotgun sequence DNA window includes the following coding sequences:
- the LOC100815903 gene encoding trihelix transcription factor PTL, with protein MEMEDHHRHHHQYGITDLRQLVNGPRPTHFPTMPPPPKAELFPGDSNLQAATQQHYEMMMFGRQVADIMPPRCLHDFASTDSATNIAVATPTTTPSASTPPLSCLEAETAGCIGGDASTGRWPRQETLTLLEIRSRLDSKFKEANQKGPLWDEVSRNMSEEHGYQRSGKKCREKFENLYKYYKKTKEGKAGRQDGKHYRFFRQLEALYGENSNQASVPETNFGSGSLRFHTSSHNNNPSQTNQEMFQSQKHCDSLSLTNSTDLDTSSSDDNDQNSTGRELNKDNDSMEKRRKRVSGRSWKVKIKDFIDSQMRKLVEKQEEWLDKLTKTLEQKEKERVLREEEWRRQESVRLEREHKFWAKERAWIEARDAALMEALHKLTRNEIMKSTHSHEGLMVTGIQIHSENQNEDGSEILNSTAARGAESWPESEIARLQQLRAEMETRYMQSGFSEEVMWEEIATKMACFGYERSALVFKEKWESISSNYARSAKDGSKKRKEDSRSCFYFDNSDQSSLYNQGGAYCDINDQRHETGRLQTNDGSSPSNSNVGNAVAGDNCFPFLMTEGGNLWENYSLKVNKACQNQ; from the exons ATGGAAATGGAGGACCATCATCGTCACCATCATCAGTATGGCATCACTGATCTGAGGCAACTCGTTAACGGCCCTCGGCCGACTCATTTCCCCACCATGCCGCCACCGCCCAAGGCGGAGCTGTTCCCCGGCGACTCCAACCTGCAGGCTGCGACACAACAACACTACGAGATGATGATGTTTGGTCGTCAAGTAGCCGACATAATGCCTCCTCGTTGTCTTCATGACTTCGCCTCCACCGATTCCGCCACCAACATCGCCGTTGCCACTCCCACCACCACCCCTAGCGCCTCCACTCCTCCGCTTAGTTGCTTAGAGGCCGAGACCGCAGGATGCATCGGTGGAGACGCCTCCACTGGAAGATGGCCCAGACAAGAGACTCTCACTCTCCTTGAGATCAGATCTCGCCTCGACTCTAAATTCAAAGAGGCTAATCAAAAGGGTCCCTTATGGGATGAAGTTTCTAg GAACATGTCTGAAGAACATGGATATCAAAGGAGTGGGAAAAAGTGCAGGGAGAAGTTTGAGAACCTGTACAAATATTACAAGAAGACAAAGGAAGGAAAAGCTGGAAGACAAGATGGGAAGCATTACAGGTTCTTTCGTCAACTTGAAGCCTTATATGGTGAAAACAGTAACCAAGCCTCGGTGCCAGAAACCAATTTTGGCAGTGGTAGCCTTCGTTTCCACACAAGCAGCCACAATAATAACCCTTCTCAAACAAATCAAGAAATGTTTCAGTCTCAGAAGCATTGTGACAGCCTAAGCCTCACCAACTCCACTGATTTGGACACTTCATCATCGGATGACAATGATCAAAATAGCACTGGCAGGGAACTCAACAAGGACAATGACTCCATGGAGAAGAGGAGAAAGAGGGTGAGTGGAAGAAGCTGGAAGGTGAAGATAAAGGACTTCATTGACTCACAGATGAGGAAGCTGGTGGAGAAGCAAGAGGAGTGGTTGGATAAACTCACAAAGACACTGGAAcagaaggaaaaagagagagtgtTAAGAGAAGAAGAGTGGAGGAGACAAGAATCTGTAAGGTTGGAGAGGGAACACAAATTTTGGGCTAAAGAGAGAGCATGGATTGAAGCAAGGGATGCTGCTTTAATGGAGGCTTTGCACAAATTAACACGAAATGAGATAATGAAGAGTACTCATTCTCACGAGGGTCTAATGGTAACTGGAATTCAAATCCACAGTGAAAACCAGAATGAAGATGGGAGTGAAATACTAAATAGCACTGCTGCCAGAGGTGCTGAAAGCTGGCCAGAATCTGAGATTGCAAGGCTTCAACAGTTGAGAGCTGAGATGGAGACAAGGTATATGCAAAGTGGGTTTTCAGAAGAGGTTATGTGGGAGGAAATAGCTACCAAAATGGCTTGTTTTGGTTACGAAAGGAGTGCTTTGGTATTCAAAGAGAAATGGGAAAGTATAAGCAGCAACTATGCAAGGAGTGCCAAGGATGGAAGCAAGAAGCGCAAGGAAGACTCAAGAAGTTGTTTTTACTTCGATAACAGTGACCAATCTTCTCTGTATAACCAAGGAGGTGCCTATTGTGATATCAATGATCAAAGGCACGAGACTGGGAGGCTGCAAACAAATGACGGTTCTTCACCTTCCAATTCAAATGTTGGAAATGCAGTTGCGGGTGATAACTGCTTTCCCTTCTTGATGACTGAGGGTGGAAATTTGTGGGAGAACTATAGCTTAAAGGTTAATAAAGCATGCCAAAACCAGTGA